A segment of the Anopheles cruzii chromosome 2, idAnoCruzAS_RS32_06, whole genome shotgun sequence genome:
GTGTCCGTAGTCAAAGGAGCGCAGCTGACGAGCCAACGGGCAACTATCAGTCCCTGTTTAGCCAGAGTGATTTCACCCTTGAGCAACAACAGGATGGAAGCAGATCGGGCGCAGAGCAACAGACATCCTTCCATCGATCACGATCATCCGCCCTGGCAACGGGTAACGTTGATGACGGCACTGAGCTAGAGGTGTACAGCGAAACGCTGTTCGATCGTGCCCTTTCGAGCGAGAAACTTCACGTCAGCGATCTGGAGCAAACGTTGCGCGTGAGTCCATCGTCCGCCGATGTGGACTTTGAGTTGAACGTGGAAGCCGTCACTTTCTCACAGCCCCTGACGGCGAACACGACGTTTGCCCGGAACGATGAAACGTCTGAGAATGTGCTGCAAGCATGGCAAGATCGTGATGCCCACGAGTCGTTCATTGCGGTGGAAGTGGCCAACTCTCGCCTGGAGCTGGACAAATCACTGGCGGCGGAGGCTGCAACGAGCTGTAACGAAAGTGTACAGTTTTCGGAAAGCTTGAACCGCAGCTCCGTTTCTTTGGGCCAACGGGCGGCACCGACCGAAGAGAGCGTTCAAGAACCAGCGCACACCCCCCCGAGTATGAGCCTGGATCAAACGAAGGACTTACGGCTGCTGGGCAGCTGGGGTCTTCCCGACGCCGTGACGAAGCAGTACGCAAAGAAGGGCATCGTCGAGCTGTTCCCCTGGCAAGTGGAGTGTCTGTCAAGGAAGCAGGTAAGCGGTCTCGTTCGCCTGGAGTCCGATCACGCCTTTCACTTTCGGCTGTCGTTGCAGGTTCTGTTGGAATCGAAAAACCTGGTGTACAGTGCTCCGACCTCCGCAGGCAAGACGCTTGTGGCCGAGTTTCTGATCGCCAAAACGATCACCGAGCGCAAACGGAAGGCACTGCTCATCGTGCCGTTTGTGGCGGTGGCACGTGAAAAGACCCACTACCTGCAGGATCTGCTTGGGTCCGGTGGAGGGATGCGTGTGGACGGGTTCTATGGCGGGTGCCACCCGGCCGGTGGTTTCGAGTCCGTCGATTTGGCCGTCTGCACGATCGAAAAAGCAAACTCAATCGTGAACCGCTTGCTCGAACAACCGGCCGGTCTCGGCACGCTCGGGCTGGTGGTCGTTGACGAGGTGCACCTTATTTCCGATCCCTCGCGGGGCTACATCCTGGAGCTGTTGCTGACGAAGGTACGCTTTGTGGCCCGCCGGTCACAGCTCGCGATTCAGATCGTGTGCATGTCGGCTACGCTTCCGAACGTGGAACTactggctcgctggctcgAGGCCGACTTCTACCACACGGACTACCGACCGATCGCTCTGGtcgagctgctgaaggtgGGTGATCGCGTCGAAGATCCGTCCTCTGTGGTGATTCGCCGGCTGGACGGAACGCTGCTCGGTTGTCCGATCCCGCGCGATCCCGATCATGTGGTGCTGCTCTGCCTCGAGACGCTACTCGAGGGCTGCTCGGTGATCGTATTCTGCCCGTCGAAAGATTGGTGCGAACAGTTGGCCATTACGATGGCCAGCACGATGCACGGGCTGAAGAAGGAAGATCATCCCCACGGGGAGCTGCGCGCGAAGCTGCACCTGCAGCTGGATGGTTCGAGGCAGGAGGAGGTCCTGCTGCAGCTACGCAATTCGCCGGCCGGACTGGACAGTGTGCTGGCGAAAACCGTACGCTATGGCATCGCGTTCCACCACGCCGGTCTGACGACCGACGAGCGTGACATTATCGAAGGATCGTTCCGCGACGGAGCGCTACGCatcgtggtggccaccagcacacTGAGCAGCGGCGTCAATCTGCCCGCACGGCGTGTCATCGTTCGGACACCGAAATTCGGGGGCCGCCCGATCAGCTCGCTTGCCTACCGACAGATGATTGGACGGGCCGGTCGCAAGGGTCGCGACACGGCCGGTGAATCGGTGTTGATCTGCACACCGGCCGAGGAACGGATTGGGCGCGAGTTGATCGCAGCCGAACTACCTCCCGTTCGCTCGTGCCTAGATGCCGACAATTACGTAAGTGGACTGGCCGCGACTGGAACGGTACTTTTCATCGGCCTTTCTTCCTCCCCGCCTCCCTAGACTCACCTGAAACGGGCCGTGCTGGAGATCGTGGCATCCGGCAACGCGCCCAGCACGCAGCTGCTGGAAGAGTTCGTCAATATGACGCTGTACAGTTGCGAACGATCGTACCGGTTCGTCGTGACCGATCAGCTGCTGTTACCCCTCGTCGCTACCAGGCGGCCCACGGCTCTGGTGGCCGAAGACGAGGTCACGGATCGCATCGTCGATCCGATTGCCTCGTGTGTCGGATTTCTGCTCGAGTACGAGTTCATTCGATTACAGGAAACGCCGGAGGCATCCACCGTCCTGACGGCAACCCGGTTGGGTCACGCGTGTCTCGCCTCCTCGCTGCCCCCGAAGGAGGGCTTTCTGCTGTTCGGTGAGCTGCAAAAGGCGCGCCAGTGCTTCGTGCTCGAGTCGGAACTGCACGCCGTGTACCTCGTGACGCCGTACTCCGTCGCCTACCAGTGGCAGTCGATCGGGTGGATGGATTTTCTCGACCTCTGGGAGAAACTGCCGGCCTCGGCCCGGCGTGTTGGTGAGCTGGTGGGTGTGCGGGAATCGTTCATGGTACGCGCCATGCGTGGGACCGCCAACCTCGACTATCGCGCCCTCCAGATACACAAACGCTTCTACACTGCGCTGGCCCTGCTGGAGCTGGTCAACGAGGTGCCGCTCGGCACCGTGGCCCACCGCTTCAAGTGCTGCCGCGGGTTGCTGCAGAGCTTGCAGCAATCCTCGTCCACCTTTGCCGGCATCGTGGCGTCTTTCTGTGCTTCGCTCAACTGGACGCTGCTGCACCTGATCGTGGCCCAGTTCCGGGAGCGACTGTTTTTCGGCGTCGCACACGAACTGCTCGATCTTATGCGCATTCCATCGCTAAACGGCCAGCGGGCCCGCACACTGTACGATGCCGGCATCACCGGCTTGGCTCAACTCGCCAACAGTGAGCGGCTGACGGTCGAACAGATTCTTTTCAATTGCACCAGCTTCGACACGGACCGGGTTCGCGACGGGGAACACGAATCCGAGGCGGCACGGCGCCGGCAGCTGCGCAATCTGTTTCTCACCGGTCGCACCGGAATGACGGTTCCGGAGGCAACACGTTTGCTCATTCAAGAAGCCCGAACCTTTCTGCAGCTGGAAACGGGGCTGGAGAACCCCTGTTGGGCAAAacaggaggaggacgaggacgaggagcaGGCCGACAAGGATGCATCGGTACGATCACTGACACCTAACCAGAACCAAGCGGAACCTCGCCAGAACAATGACCTTCTCGACGGCGTATCATCGGACGATATCGTCCTATCGCGTGGCGATTGCTCCGAAACAGCGAATCAATTCCACAATCCACTGCTGATGGGACACGACCACAAACCAGGCCCAAGTGGTCACGCAGTGCCCTGGCCAATGATCGTCGACGTGTGTGAGGATCGGTCCGTGTACGAACgatttgtggccaccgtcaccggtggCTGTGATTCGATTTCACTCTCACTGGCTGTTGCCTATAACCCGGATGGTGGACGACAGATCGCACGGAGCGGACCAAAAATCGGTGCCCACCTTGATCGGCGGCAGCCGATGCAAACTGACCACGAGACCGCAGCCGAGCCACGGCGTCACACCTTCGAACTGAAAGACGGTCTTTACGTCGCCGGAATTGCGATCGCGACGCAACCCACCACAGAGTCACAAGTTTACTACGTTGACCTGGATACTACCGTCGGGATAGTCAGTGTAGACGAAAAGCGCCAGTTTGTGCGCGATCTGCTGCGAAACGATCGGCTCGTCGTTGCGCTGCTCGACGCGAAGGAACAGCTCAAAGTGGCGTACCGATCCGGATTGCTGCGATTCGGTGACGTCGGCGACCGGGTGGAAGCTGGTTGGGACGAGGTACTGTGCGTGATGGAGGATCCTCGGGTTGCAAGTTGGTTGCTACAAACAGACGATAAAATGCTCTCGCTCGATGCGATCATCGAGCGACACTGCCCGGAACTAAAGGCGCTACCGAAAGGACCGAAAGTGCATGGTGGTCCGGCCGATGCCAAACAACGGTAAGACACTCACAGTGTTTAGTAGTGCACTAGTGCCGGAATGGACTCGTTTGCTGATCGCTTCGCCTTCCTTTTATTGTAGATGCGCAAGAGAATGTCTGATCGTCGGCAAGTTGATGGACCCGATTCGGAGGTCACTGGCAGCAACCGGGCTGAGCACGTGTTTTGCGTCGCGTGAAATGCCCGTGCACGTGGTGTTGGCCCGAGCCGAGGTGTTCGGCTTTCCTGTCGATCGCCAGCGGTTGggcgaaacgatcgatcgtctgAAAGCCTGCCGAGAACGTATCGCGGAAGACGCCCGTTTGCTGAACGGCAACCGGCGGCTCAATTTTGGGTCATCGCGTGCCGTAGCCGCGGCCCTACGGCTTGCCAGCGGTGGCGCCAAGCGTCAACGGACGGTGCGGCAAGTTTTGGAACAGCTCGACCATCCGCTTGCGGCGCTCGTCATTGCGCACCGCAAAATTGAGAGTAATCTGGTGCGAACAATCGAACCACTGTACCGCACAATCGATCCGGTCACGGAGCGTGTGCACGGCCGCAGCAATGGCTTCACCGCGACCGGACGTATCACCATGTACGAACCCAACCTGCAAACGGTCGTGAAAGATTTTGACGTTCCGGCCCCACTAGGATCCGCGCCGGTCGCCAAAGCGGAACACTTTAGTTGCCGCGGCACGTTCGCGTGCCGTAATCCCGATCGGCGGGTGCTACTGTCGGCCGATTACTGTCAGCTCGAACTGTGCATACTGACCCACCTGTCCCAGGACGCACGCCTGATGGGTGCGTTGGGTAGCGCCAAGGACGTGTtccgctcgctggccgccCGCTGGAATCAGCTCGAGCACGAGTCGGCCGTCAGCGAGCAGTTGCGATCGCGCACGAAAGCGATCGTGTACGGTGTAATCTACGGGATGGGTGTACGGGCGATGGCGGCCGAGCTGCAGGCGGACGAAGACTGTGCCCGGACGCTGATGGAACAGTTTCACGCCACCTACCCGGACATTCGGCGCTACACCGAGCGCATCGTGCGGTTGACGCGGCAACTCGGGTACATCGAAACGCTGACCGGACGGCGCCGGTACCTGCCCGGTATTAACAGCACAGATCCGGCGCTGCGCTCCGAAGCGGAACGGCAAGCTGTTTGCACTACGATCCAAGGTTCGGCCGCCGACATTCTGAAGAACGCGATCGTGCGCATGACACGCAACCTACGCCGGTACCGCGATGTGCTGGATGTCGGTGCGATCCACCTGGTGTTGCACCTGCACGACGAGCTCATCTTCGAGGTGCCGCGTGCCCAGCTGCCGAAGGTGGCCAAAATTCTTCGGTCCAGCATGGAGAACTGCGTCAAACTGAGTGTGCCGCTGCGCGTGAAGCTTAAATCGGGCGATAGTTGGGGCACGATGCGTGAGCTACCCCACGCTACGATCCCACTGGCCAGCCGAACTGGCATGAGGGTGGATGGGATTCGGGATCAATAAATTTTTTGTGTACAGATTGTAAACTAAACCACCGGCGTTCGGAAAAATGCTAAATGCAACCTAACGTAGAATAGACTGTTTGAAGTCAGCTGTTGAGATCAGTTTTTAAATTAGACAAATAATACTCTATGAAGAGGGTTTCCATGTGTTTTTAAAAGAAAGTAATTGTGTCTACATTGCACATAAAACCCATTGCATGAATGATTGTACGTACAAGGTTTTTAAAAGTTAGTTTTAAAAATTAGGACTAGCCACAGAATCGATGGAAATCCATCATTTTAAATCCGACAAAAACTTAAGATCAATAATAAGACGCCTGGTCGCCGCCGAATCGTTAGTGTTTCGGCGTCGTAGCGCGTCAATAAAAGCGTAGAATAATGCACTCCACTTAGTACTTTGTTCTTAAATTCCGAATCTCGCCAGCATGTTCAGCCGATGAACAAACGAGGTCTATTGGCTATTATCGCAAACGCTATTATCGCTAACGCTAAGTGGGCTATTATCGCAAACGAGGTCAAACATCGCATCAAAGTGGGCTATTATCGCTTAGCATTTTTAAGTGTTTCAATAGCGCTGAATGAGCTGAGATCAAATTTGTGCCAATCGATCCAAGTTGGCACAGCTGCTCCCAGATGCGTCGCTAGAACAACTTGAGGAAGCAGCCAACCCCAGTGGCAAACTGACGGAACTGTTCCCACGTAGCCCCGATTGAAGCATCGAAGCACTGGAAACTGTAACCCCTTTAGAAATTCGGACACCCAGAGCAAAGCGGACACCACGGCAAAGCCAACATCACAACGACACAGTAAAACACACAGGGGATTTCTAATTAGCAAACCCGTGTACCGGGAACGACCGGTACGGgtgcattttatttgccacTTGACCACTTCTACTGTTTGGCATTCTGGATAGCGGCCTTGACCGCATTATCTCTCTCCTCTTGGGAATGGTCCTTCGGCAGTTGCTTCACGGCCTCCTGAATGGCCTCGGCCTTCTTTTGGGCGTTGTTTTTGTCCATCTTGCTTCTGCTTCTAGAATcgggaaacggaacggactgTATTGTGCACCTCTTGCTAGAAGAATGATACCGGTCACTTGAAGTAGTAGCTCTATTTATACCACCACGTTCTGGTCGCCAATGAATGCACGGCTTTAGCTTTCTGTGCGATTGagcgattatttatttacaaaccaGCCCAGGCCACTCCACTCTCCACCACTCCACAAAGTCTTCAAGAACAATGGATGCTTAGTAACACTTTGCTAGTCATCtgcaacaaacgaaacgcaacACAGCATTTTCTGCTTATTTCTACCCACAAACGGAATGTATGCTCACAAAAAGGCATTCTAAGCATAATACCCCTGATCACTTCCGGTGCActgggtggctggctgactgatGCTGCAACGGGCAACGGGTATAGGTAATGGGAATGGCAGCTCACTTTCCCTGCTTGGCGGCCCACTCGGTCCAAGATCCCTTGTAGTTGCGGGCGCTAAAATAAACGAACACGGATCACAACTATGTTACAATTCCGGCACTGGGAGCAAGCAGCCCAATTTGTGAAGAAAACATTGACAAAGAagcaacaaagcaaaagcGTCGTATTCAATGACCCACCATCGCACGCCTATGATCCCACGGCAATGAAATGCAACCGTCCCTCACGACGAAATCCAACAatataaacaaacgaattgaGCAGCAAAGGGCTCCAAAATGTACGTACTTTGTAAAACCCAAGCTGCCGGCAAGATCGGCCGCTCTCTGGGCTCGGCCACCCATCTTGCAGTGGAAGATTACTTCGGCTCCGGGCACGGGTTTATCGCGACCGAATTTCGCCTTGAATTCAGCCTCGCCTAGCTTCAATCCTTCTTCCAACTGCGGCACTGCGGAAGATTATAGGCCAATGCGGAAATACAAAGCGTTACTTAACTAAATGAGATAGAACCTGACGCACCAGACATCACACTACACGAATGTTCTATGGAAATAGTAATAGATTAATGAAAGGCATTACGCGGAATACCGAAAGAGTGAACCCTAACTCGGGGTTTATAGTAAGAGACCGCAAGCCAAGCCACCAATCTTGACGCGACGCGCATAGCAGCCTTACTTTCGGTAGCCCAGTTCAACGATCACGTCGATTGCCATCTGGCTACGGCGCCCGGTGCGGCAGGATACAATCAGATAGTGATCCGGGCCAGGTTTCGGCACACCATACAGCTTGGCAAACTGCTCGGAACCCGTTTCCGGACCGAACGCTTGCTCGATTTGATCCACTGAATTAACCGGTGCCgatggaaaccgaaaacattaTCCGCATGatcctgtgcgtgtgtccaAACTTACGTGGAATGTTGATGCTCGTTGGTATTTGACCCGTTTCGGCCAGCTCGTCCGGATTGCGCACATCGATCAGCAGCTTCTCGGGATGATTGGGTAAATCCAGCACCTCTTCATACGTTGCGATTGACATTCTG
Coding sequences within it:
- the LOC128267094 gene encoding DNA polymerase theta, with the protein product MSEFSQSLQLGNSTLEALERQFTPPAPAAAAAAAPGQPRPLTRAACAVRKEGKPSQKQNSTEDVIEESPTSSKIEAAGQRSVRERLKTLSTQCRKPRRKRLPVEQSSSIIPGNDRSSSVTCKDDDLSALFLGSDEESVGNAGARLKRPHDDPALEGQSPEKLLSQHPNGTNLDDLFQCSTFSMDDRVRSQRSAADEPTGNYQSLFSQSDFTLEQQQDGSRSGAEQQTSFHRSRSSALATGNVDDGTELEVYSETLFDRALSSEKLHVSDLEQTLRVSPSSADVDFELNVEAVTFSQPLTANTTFARNDETSENVLQAWQDRDAHESFIAVEVANSRLELDKSLAAEAATSCNESVQFSESLNRSSVSLGQRAAPTEESVQEPAHTPPSMSLDQTKDLRLLGSWGLPDAVTKQYAKKGIVELFPWQVECLSRKQVLLESKNLVYSAPTSAGKTLVAEFLIAKTITERKRKALLIVPFVAVAREKTHYLQDLLGSGGGMRVDGFYGGCHPAGGFESVDLAVCTIEKANSIVNRLLEQPAGLGTLGLVVVDEVHLISDPSRGYILELLLTKVRFVARRSQLAIQIVCMSATLPNVELLARWLEADFYHTDYRPIALVELLKVGDRVEDPSSVVIRRLDGTLLGCPIPRDPDHVVLLCLETLLEGCSVIVFCPSKDWCEQLAITMASTMHGLKKEDHPHGELRAKLHLQLDGSRQEEVLLQLRNSPAGLDSVLAKTVRYGIAFHHAGLTTDERDIIEGSFRDGALRIVVATSTLSSGVNLPARRVIVRTPKFGGRPISSLAYRQMIGRAGRKGRDTAGESVLICTPAEERIGRELIAAELPPVRSCLDADNYTHLKRAVLEIVASGNAPSTQLLEEFVNMTLYSCERSYRFVVTDQLLLPLVATRRPTALVAEDEVTDRIVDPIASCVGFLLEYEFIRLQETPEASTVLTATRLGHACLASSLPPKEGFLLFGELQKARQCFVLESELHAVYLVTPYSVAYQWQSIGWMDFLDLWEKLPASARRVGELVGVRESFMVRAMRGTANLDYRALQIHKRFYTALALLELVNEVPLGTVAHRFKCCRGLLQSLQQSSSTFAGIVASFCASLNWTLLHLIVAQFRERLFFGVAHELLDLMRIPSLNGQRARTLYDAGITGLAQLANSERLTVEQILFNCTSFDTDRVRDGEHESEAARRRQLRNLFLTGRTGMTVPEATRLLIQEARTFLQLETGLENPCWAKQEEDEDEEQADKDASVRSLTPNQNQAEPRQNNDLLDGVSSDDIVLSRGDCSETANQFHNPLLMGHDHKPGPSGHAVPWPMIVDVCEDRSVYERFVATVTGGCDSISLSLAVAYNPDGGRQIARSGPKIGAHLDRRQPMQTDHETAAEPRRHTFELKDGLYVAGIAIATQPTTESQVYYVDLDTTVGIVSVDEKRQFVRDLLRNDRLVVALLDAKEQLKVAYRSGLLRFGDVGDRVEAGWDEVLCVMEDPRVASWLLQTDDKMLSLDAIIERHCPELKALPKGPKVHGGPADAKQRCARECLIVGKLMDPIRRSLAATGLSTCFASREMPVHVVLARAEVFGFPVDRQRLGETIDRLKACRERIAEDARLLNGNRRLNFGSSRAVAAALRLASGGAKRQRTVRQVLEQLDHPLAALVIAHRKIESNLVRTIEPLYRTIDPVTERVHGRSNGFTATGRITMYEPNLQTVVKDFDVPAPLGSAPVAKAEHFSCRGTFACRNPDRRVLLSADYCQLELCILTHLSQDARLMGALGSAKDVFRSLAARWNQLEHESAVSEQLRSRTKAIVYGVIYGMGVRAMAAELQADEDCARTLMEQFHATYPDIRRYTERIVRLTRQLGYIETLTGRRRYLPGINSTDPALRSEAERQAVCTTIQGSAADILKNAIVRMTRNLRRYRDVLDVGAIHLVLHLHDELIFEVPRAQLPKVAKILRSSMENCVKLSVPLRVKLKSGDSWGTMRELPHATIPLASRTGMRVDGIRDQ
- the LOC128269254 gene encoding rhodanese domain-containing protein CG4456-like isoform X2, whose amino-acid sequence is MSIATYEEVLDLPNHPEKLLIDVRNPDELAETGQIPTSINIPLPQLEEGLKLGEAEFKAKFGRDKPVPGAEVIFHCKMGGRAQRAADLAGSLGFTNARNYKGSWTEWAAKQGK
- the LOC128269254 gene encoding rhodanese domain-containing protein CG4456-like isoform X1 — translated: MSIATYEEVLDLPNHPEKLLIDVRNPDELAETGQIPTSINIPLDQIEQAFGPETGSEQFAKLYGVPKPGPDHYLIVSCRTGRRSQMAIDVIVELGYRNARNYKGSWTEWAAKQGK
- the LOC128269254 gene encoding uncharacterized protein LOC128269254 isoform X3 — its product is MSIATYEEVLDLPNHPEKLLIDVRNPDELAETGQIPTSINIPPPATTRDLGPSGPPSRESELPFPLPIPVARCSISQPATQCTGSDQGYYA